One part of the Caproiciproducens sp. CPB-2 genome encodes these proteins:
- a CDS encoding MATE family efflux transporter — MNKRLAVMESGKVNTALLYLGMPTIVGLLMTGFYNFIDSFFVAQLGTAAMGAISIAYPLVTFIPGIGLLFGNGAAAYISELLGAGEKKKAEIVLSSTLFYCVLASVGFQLVLLFLRPLLRAMGASAEVMPYALNYTGILIVGFLFQIPSICLMNLVRAEGAVALSTWSQIVGSMVNIILDPIFIWPLKMGIVGAAVTDVIGQFISVAILLPYYLRGKSYLTLSVKNIRFQSWSIKPILKTGIPIFTINLFQSLSISAANVVAAPYGDNTIAALGIANRMVGMTTFAITGFSRGYQTFISYNYGARHFDRIKEATRKAYLWAISGGVILAGLQILFAQPIVAAFSRDPAVVKLGIRAMIGASVLFFTYGFQAMAIVYLLCIKYSKSGFVFSISRQGIIYLPILILMERLWMENGIYYAQAVADLITTFVMLVFLVWTRQKRTDALREPPLRTDALSPAQEREACSGAVNEKNTDAQDPAADDGERKS, encoded by the coding sequence GTGAATAAAAGATTGGCTGTGATGGAGAGCGGGAAAGTGAATACCGCTTTGCTGTACTTAGGAATGCCAACGATCGTCGGGCTGCTGATGACGGGGTTCTACAATTTTATCGACAGCTTCTTTGTGGCGCAGCTGGGTACCGCGGCGATGGGAGCGATTTCCATCGCCTATCCTCTTGTCACGTTCATTCCCGGAATCGGTCTGCTTTTCGGAAACGGGGCGGCGGCGTATATTTCCGAGCTTCTCGGGGCGGGCGAGAAGAAAAAAGCGGAGATCGTGCTTTCGTCGACTCTTTTTTACTGTGTACTTGCAAGCGTAGGGTTTCAGCTCGTCCTGCTGTTTCTGCGGCCTTTGCTCAGGGCAATGGGCGCCTCCGCCGAGGTGATGCCCTATGCGCTGAATTACACGGGAATCCTGATTGTGGGTTTTTTGTTTCAGATCCCGTCCATCTGCCTGATGAATCTCGTACGCGCCGAAGGCGCGGTAGCGCTCAGCACGTGGTCCCAGATCGTGGGTTCCATGGTAAACATCATTCTGGACCCGATCTTTATCTGGCCGCTGAAGATGGGAATTGTGGGCGCCGCCGTGACTGATGTCATCGGGCAGTTCATCAGTGTTGCGATTTTGCTGCCGTATTATCTGAGAGGGAAGAGCTACTTGACCCTTTCCGTCAAAAACATCCGCTTTCAGTCATGGTCTATAAAACCGATTCTCAAAACGGGGATTCCCATCTTTACGATCAACCTTTTTCAGAGTCTGTCCATCAGCGCGGCAAACGTTGTGGCGGCTCCGTACGGCGACAACACCATTGCCGCGCTGGGGATCGCCAACCGTATGGTGGGGATGACGACGTTTGCCATTACCGGATTTTCAAGAGGGTATCAGACCTTTATTTCCTATAATTACGGCGCGCGTCATTTCGACCGTATTAAAGAGGCCACCCGGAAGGCATATCTGTGGGCGATTTCAGGCGGCGTGATTCTGGCGGGTCTGCAAATTCTGTTTGCGCAGCCGATTGTTGCCGCGTTTTCCAGGGACCCCGCCGTCGTTAAGCTGGGCATACGGGCAATGATCGGGGCAAGCGTTTTGTTTTTCACCTATGGCTTTCAGGCGATGGCGATCGTATATCTGCTCTGCATCAAATACAGCAAGTCAGGATTTGTATTCAGTATTTCCAGACAGGGAATCATCTACCTTCCGATTTTGATCCTGATGGAACGTCTGTGGATGGAAAACGGGATTTACTACGCGCAGGCGGTCGCCGATCTGATTACAACTTTCGTGATGCTGGTCTTTCTTGTATGGACCAGACAGAAACGGACGGACGCTTTGCGGGAGCCACCCCTTCGGACAGACGCCTTATCCCCGGCACAGGAGAGGGAAGCTTGCTCCGGGGCTGTGAATGAGAAAAACACAGATGCGCAGGACCCCGCTGCGGATGACGGGGAACGGAAGAGCTGA